GAGAGCTCATCTTCTTCAAGGGCGGTGAGCAGCAATGTGCATCCGGCTCTTGCAAACTCGTGAGCGAGCGCCCGTCCGATCCCCCTGGACGCTCCCGTCAAGACGACTACCCTGTTGTTTAGTTCCATGTAAAATGCCCCGCTGGCCGAAAATAGTGCGGATACCAGCAGATTAAATCATTTCTTTTCAATCTCCTACGGATTAATGGTCTTTTGACGCGTCAAATCTTCTTAAAAACAGATAACACCCCTGATAGGATCAAAGATCCCTTATGTCGATATATATTCTTTCCCCTTCGGCTGGTACGACTCGTCCTTTCGCGAGGAAATAGTACGGTATGGTATACACCCTGAGCCCTGAAGACCTGATCGAACGCAGCGTATTCTCCCCTGTCTGGAGCAGAACGTAGATGAACTTTTTTTCCTCCTCGTATGCCAGGTTATTGGCTGCCCGCAGGATATTTCTAAGATCCGCTGCATCTTTCGCGCTAAGATCGAAGAGAAACCAGCTCTTAACGATCTCGCCCCGTCTCGGAAATGCAGGTAGCTTGATTACCGGGCCCAGGGCCCGGCCCAAAGCTCCCATGACTCGATACTTTCCAGGGATATCGACAATTTGCTCCGCAAGCAGGTTTTCATTCGTCCAGATCGATACCCCCCCGCCACCNNNNNNNNNNNNNNNNNNNNNNNNNNNNNNNNNNNNNNNNNNNNNNNNNNNNNNNNNNNNNNNNNNNNNNNNNNNNNNNNTTCAACTTCCTGTACACCGGAATGCATGCATAGGTCAGGGGTATTTCGCTGTAAAAGCCATGGATCCGGCGAATGATATCCAAAGACCTCTCGTTTTCTCCCGCAATGAGCGTGTAGACACATTCCGCACTATCGCCGATTTCATCGTACGCAGCTTGAATGAGCAGCACCGATACTCCCTGCTTCCGATACGCGGGGTGAACCCGTAGGTCATAAAAGTACACAGCCTTGATCACCTGCCCGTGCAACCTCACCTGTTTTTCCGACCAGGCGCCGATGCCGACCAACTTTTCGCCAACTTTCGCGCACAGGATCCTGTATTTGTGATAAACCTCCGACCGAGCGTGGAAGGAAGGCCGAACATAGCGAAGAGCTACCGATTCACCCTGAACGCACAGCTCTTCGAGACCGAGTGCTGCCTCGTTGTCCTCTTCGGTGTATGGGACGATTCTGATATCAGCCATATCCTTCGATCTCCCCCACCACGAAGGTGTAAAACATAGACGTGTCCGTCATTTCAAGCTCCGCCTCCAATTCTTTTTCCCTTCTCACGAAGGGAGCAGCTTCCCCCGGCAATTCCCGTTTAACGAGAGACTGCCGTTCACAGACACGGGCCCCCTTCGATGCCGTCCTCACCACCTCCTCCCATGTTTTTTTATGCTCCTCATCTGACGTGTAGGAGGCAAAATCGGAGAGGGAATATTTCGAGAACGAACTTATCCCTGCTTTTTCGAGAAAATCGAGGAGAGAGTCAGTAACGATCTCTATGCTGCCGACATTATCCCTCATGACCTGAAAATTCTGCTTTTGCAGATAGGGGGGGAGAAACCCCTCAGGATTATACCTTCCGTAAAATAGAAGGGTCGCAAAAGGGCTCTCCCGAAGGAGGAAATTTTCGGAAGCCACACGAAACCTGTTATTCAGGTAGCGGTAGATGGAAAACGTATCCGGTAGGTGGCGGTAGAAGCCCGGATCGCCCAGCCCGTATCGCCAGGTGAGACGGGTTGAGATACACCTTAGGAAGAACCGCCAGATGAAGTCGTCCCACTCCATGTGCCAGAGTTTTCTCTGCTCATCGACGCTTGCGCAACCGAACAGGCGGTCGCGGAGATTGGGCCGTACATGT
The sequence above is drawn from the Deltaproteobacteria bacterium genome and encodes:
- a CDS encoding SDR family NAD(P)-dependent oxidoreductase, with amino-acid sequence MELNNRVVVLTGASRGIGRALAHEFARAGCTLLLTALEEDELS
- a CDS encoding GNAT family N-acetyltransferase, whose amino-acid sequence is MADIRIVPYTEEDNEAALGLEELCVQGESVALRYVRPSFHARSEVYHKYRILCAKVGEKLVGIGAWSEKQVRLHGQVIKAVYFYDLRVHPAYRKQGVSVLLIQAAYDEIGDSAECVYTLIAGENERSLDIIRRIHGFYSEIPLTYACIPVYRKL
- a CDS encoding DUF3419 family protein — protein: MGAFFETLNYSSSNEDSSSEVKSLRIDQSDTVLCITGSGSRALDLLTERPKRIVSIDFNASQNFLLELKIQAILNLEYDEFLDFLGVRPSRKRGDVYRSLRPHLSSGSAGFWDRHMNAIQSGVIYGGRWERYFARLAKLFSHVRPNLRDRLFGCASVDEQRKLWHMEWDDFIWRFFLRCISTRLTWRYGLGDPGFYRHLPDTFSIYRYLNNRFRVASENFLLRESPFATLLFYGRYNPEGFLPPYLQKQNFQVMRDNVGSIEIVTDSLLDFLEKAGISSFSKYSLSDFASYTSDEEHKKTWEEVVRTASKGARVCERQSLVKRELPGEAAPFVRREKELEAELEMTDTSMFYTFVVGEIEGYG